From the genome of Triticum aestivum cultivar Chinese Spring chromosome 1A, IWGSC CS RefSeq v2.1, whole genome shotgun sequence:
CTCTTTGGACTGCAAAATTGCTCATATATCTTCAGAGGCATGCCCTTCTGTAATTAGGCTATCATCTGTTTGCAACTTTGCATACGAACAGCTGGTTTACAGATGGGAAAGAACTAGGAAAACTATGTTCATCAAGTGCTCTTAGCTTCAGACTACTCCCTgcgtttcaaaatataaggtgtattagtttttttaaaagtcaaacgtGTGCATGTTTGACCAAATTTCTaggaaaaatatatcaatatctacATACCagatttatatcatttgatccatcatgaaaagtattttcatattttatatattAGGTATTGGAGATGTTGATATTTTATTCTGtaatcttggtcaaacatacaATCGTTTGACTTGCATGATAATTGATGCACCTTAATTTTGGAACGGGGGAGTGTTAGGTTACATATCTTATCAATGTAGATGGTAGAGCATGACGTAGAATGTGACTGCTAGAGTTTTTATGAATCTCAAGCTCCTAAGGGTATCTGCTAAATATCTCATAACTGGTAAATACAGGAATGATCATAGTATTAATTCCGGACACAAGAATTTACTCAAGATTACTACAGCTGGTTCCTCCGTTGGGGGACAAGCTTTCTCAGGAGTCTATGAAGAATCCTCAACTTCAAGTACAACTGTACAGGGTGTCAATTCACAGACTTTGAGTTCAGCAAAATCAAGAGCTGAGAAATTGTGTGATTCTTCTCGGATGAGCAATGCAGGTTGGCTCTTTTTACTAGCTATAGTTTTTTCTTCATACCATATATTTTTAGACTCTGGTTTTTCTCAAGCATATGTATGATTATTTACCATTGGTTTATGTGAGGTAACTAATTATTTTTGGTCAACCTTTTCCCCCACTGGACATAACCTTTCTTCCTCATAAACCATTCTAATATCCATACTTTGGATTACTTTTATGCTTCACCGAACATATATTTCTATTTTGATGTTCTTCAATGTATTTGTTCTGTAGATGCCCATTTAGGATACTACATTTGTCTTATATATGAAAACCTTGAAGCATAATATGTTTCTTTTGTTGCAGAAAATGAGCAGATTTTGGTGACAGAGGAAGACTTTCCTGAAGTGAAGGTGGATTTTCAGGTAAGCTATAGTTTATCCCTAGTAACCTTCCATCTTTGTGGTTTCCTATATCACTAATTAAACCTGCTAACAGGAAACATTTTTAGGCCATAACAGTTCAATAAGTAGCTGTCGATTTTCTGCTTCTGGATCAAATATTGCTAGTTCTTCGACTGATGGCACAGTGAGGTAACTGCGCTATCTTAATTCTGATTTATTTTTTTGCCTAACTGGAAGTTTCTAGATTTTGACCTGTTGATTTTTTAAACTCTTATAAAGAATCTGGACATACGactcatcaacaccatcatcaaaAAATGCCACTATATATTGTGGGGCTGAAGTCAGCGCACTTTCTTGGGAATGCAGATCTGATCGCTTGGTATGCCTATCGTATATTTTAATTCTTCCACATTGGTTTTTCCACACCATTTCACCTTTGAAGAACATATTTTAAGACTTTTGTTTTATCACCCATTTCTCTTGACAATAGCTGCTCATAGGCACAGCTAATGGAGGCATTAAAGCTTGGAATGCTGATGCAAAGAGAGTTGTTTGTGACCTCAGTACATCCAAGGACTTCCCAAGGTTAGAAGTTACCACCTATTACTTTTGGGCTCACAACTGTATCTATGCTGATGAAGCTTTTCAATTTCTTGCAGTGTGCTTGATTTGAAGTGTAGCCCTGTAGATCCCGTGTTTGTCTCTGCAGCTGCATCGAGACGGTAAACTTCAAATCTCTTGCTTCGTAAGAAATCAGTTGCCAGTTACTGCAAAATGGCAGCTTCTTTTTCCTACAGAAAAGCGTTACTGCTAAACTTCTGTTTCTGACAGCTGCGTTTTGTCCTGTTTTCACATATCAATTTGAACTATAAGTAGTAGCTCTCAAATACCATTGTCTTATTGTACCGTCAATTGTATTGTCTTATTTCCAGCTTTAAATTGATTTTCAGGCATGGATCAACTATATTTGATAGAACAGGATTTGCTTCCCTGACAGTATGGCATATGAAAACATGGAAGCCTCTGGTACTGATTTTTTCTTTCAACCCCTTACCTTGAACCTAGCTGAGGAATCTAGCCAGTAACCTTCTCGTTATCTATATATCCATTTCTTCTATTTGAAGACAGTCCTCCCTCTTGGCGAGGATCCACCTGCTATTACTTCACTTTGCTTCAATCACAATGGGAAGATCTTGGCAGCCTCTGCAACAGATGGAATGATTCACATGTTTGGTATCCTTTTAGTGTAATATTCCTTTACCACTTTTATTATGTATATCATTTATTGCTTGAGGACAGCTAGAACTTGGTTACGTTGTTTCTTTGAGATATTATTTGTGTTTTATGATTATTGGAGCGCACAGTACTCCTTTACTGCACATAGACATGTCTGCTGGTCTACAAATCACTGGATGGCCTGCCCATGACTCCCCTGTGAGCTCAGTTCTTTTTGGGCCAGCTGAAACAAGCATCTTCAGTTTAGGCTCAGATGGAAAGGTATATAGCCCCTTTTAGTGCATAAATGCAACTctgttgatgtatatatgcaagCAGATAACACAATGGTTATTGTATGTACCTTTGGACCTTGTGAGTTATGCAGTCTTCTAAATTCCAATGCTTAATCAGCTTTAAGCAAAATAACAACTATAGCATTGTTATAGGTTAACTTTGACTTCGTACTTGTATTAATTGATTATCGTATACAAACATGTACCCCATATTCTTTGGCTTAGCTTGCGTGGTTGTATTGTATCTAATGTTAACTGTATGATCTTTAGATATTTGAGTGGAGCTTGCACAATCAAGGTCAGATTATTTGGTCAAGAGATTGCAGTAGGTAAGAGTATTTCGCAGTTGGTGAATCGTCATTGAATTGCAAATGGCAGCTAGTGTTGGTTTGATAAAAATGTACTTCAACCCTTCATTTCTTTCACATATGTTGCTCTCATCTAGCTATATCCGCTATTTAGTTTCAGGTAACAATACTTTTCTAGCAAGATCTCTATGCTAATCTCCTCCTGCATTTTTGTATGGCGCATGTGGCATATAGACTTCACACACACACTTTGCACACGAAACTGTCTGTCAATTCACAGGTTTGAGGCCTTTCCTATATTTGTTTTAGATGCATACTTGAAACTCTCAGTAATAGCACATAATTTTAAAATTACTAGGATGCATCGAATTGACAATTAAGTTTTTTTTTTCCCATAACAATCTTGAGCTATCCCATGTGAACGCACATCCTCTGATATCTGAATTATCTAATGTCACGTTAGATTTCTTGATATTAGGTGAAAATTTGAAAGGAACATTGTTATTTGTGTACGATTAAGCTAGATTTAGACAGTCCGACTAGTTGAATGTGTGTGCACGGACTACTGGCGTACTTCTTTTTGGCATGAGAACTGCTAGACTATCGAATGCTCTACCTGATTGGACTCTTATTTTGCCAGAACAGCATGGTATATTGTGTTGGTGTATTATGCAACTGCGAAGCATTGCTTTCTGATTTCTCCTAATTTGTCTTCTGTCACCAGGTTTTGCAACCCTGAGAGCTTTAACAAACGCATGCATGAGGTAGCATTGGATTCTAATGGCAAGAGACTTCTTGCTACG
Proteins encoded in this window:
- the LOC123045234 gene encoding WD repeat-containing protein 91 homolog — translated: MENVQYAEELVREFLVFRGFTNTLQAYEAELSTEIGRNFEVDKILDLVFSVYIPKYQLDRLLSIFSFLKQCFTSPADTVLYTALLKLEQSVLRYYVVNALKSGRQEKVVEFFSASGSYLMQKREDWIAWFAIPYIKNPSLDPQFRMYFSKEWSDTLVLSFRNFLSGIFNGTRIPALMKISTEKNMIKCLKSDIKQLNNKLSELQALLEVKEVELSLLRRNDHSINSGHKNLLKITTAGSSVGGQAFSGVYEESSTSSTTVQGVNSQTLSSAKSRAEKLCDSSRMSNAENEQILVTEEDFPEVKVDFQETFLGHNSSISSCRFSASGSNIASSSTDGTVRIWTYDSSTPSSKNATIYCGAEVSALSWECRSDRLLLIGTANGGIKAWNADAKRVVCDLSTSKDFPSVLDLKCSPVDPVFVSAAASRRHGSTIFDRTGFASLTVWHMKTWKPLTVLPLGEDPPAITSLCFNHNGKILAASATDGMIHMFDMSAGLQITGWPAHDSPVSSVLFGPAETSIFSLGSDGKIFEWSLHNQGQIIWSRDCSRFCNPESFNKRMHEVALDSNGKRLLATSGLVRAPIYQVQGHERGLRTLPHTAPITSVDWHPTRSIYVTGSEDHSVRVTSIL